From one Streptomyces sp. R41 genomic stretch:
- a CDS encoding acyl-CoA synthetase, whose protein sequence is MSSLFPALAGGSVAERSALRFGDRSLTYAELAASAGELAGRLGGAGRVAVWATPTLETAVGVVAALLAGVPAVPLNPKSGEGELGHILGDSAPSMVLAGSGDELPEAVRALQRIDIQTHIPGTAVPPAEADPAAPALIIYTSGTTGPPKGAVLPRRSIASTLDALADAWQWTGDDVLVHGLPLFHVHGLILGILGPLRRGGSVRHLGRFSAEGVARELNDGATMLFGVPTMYHRLAEALAEDVELAKALGRARLLVSGSAALPVHDHERITAATGSRVVERYGMTETLMITSVRVDGAARPGTVGMPLSGVDLRLVEEDGSTIAGYDTDGTPTGAYDGESVGEIQVRGPNLFTEYLNRPDATAAAFTEDGWFRTGDMAVLDPDGSVRIVGRKATDLIKSGGYKIGAGEIENALLEHPAVREAAVTGEPDDDLGERIVAWIVPADPQSPPPEAELADHVARRLAPHKRPRTVRFLESLPRNDMGKILKRALPRD, encoded by the coding sequence GTGTCCTCCCTCTTCCCGGCCCTGGCGGGCGGTTCGGTCGCGGAGCGGTCCGCGCTGCGTTTCGGTGATCGGTCCCTGACGTACGCGGAGCTCGCCGCATCGGCGGGTGAACTGGCCGGGCGGCTCGGCGGTGCCGGGAGGGTCGCCGTATGGGCGACACCGACCCTGGAGACAGCCGTCGGTGTCGTGGCCGCCCTCCTCGCCGGGGTGCCGGCGGTACCGCTCAACCCGAAGTCGGGCGAGGGCGAGCTCGGGCACATTCTCGGCGACAGTGCGCCGTCGATGGTGCTCGCCGGTTCGGGCGACGAACTGCCGGAGGCCGTACGGGCGTTGCAGCGGATCGACATCCAGACGCACATCCCTGGAACGGCCGTACCGCCCGCCGAGGCGGACCCCGCCGCCCCCGCCCTCATCATCTACACCTCCGGCACCACCGGCCCGCCCAAGGGCGCCGTCCTCCCGCGTCGCTCCATCGCCTCGACCCTGGACGCGCTGGCCGACGCCTGGCAGTGGACGGGCGACGACGTGCTCGTGCACGGACTGCCGCTGTTCCATGTGCACGGGCTGATCCTCGGCATTCTGGGGCCGCTGCGGCGCGGCGGGTCAGTACGGCATCTGGGGCGGTTCAGCGCGGAGGGCGTCGCGCGGGAGCTGAACGACGGCGCGACGATGCTGTTCGGGGTGCCGACGATGTACCACCGGCTCGCCGAGGCGCTCGCCGAGGACGTGGAGCTGGCCAAGGCGCTCGGCCGGGCGCGGCTCCTCGTGTCGGGTTCCGCCGCGCTGCCCGTGCACGACCACGAGCGGATCACGGCCGCGACCGGGAGCCGGGTCGTCGAGCGGTACGGCATGACCGAGACTCTGATGATCACGAGCGTCCGGGTGGACGGTGCGGCGCGCCCCGGCACCGTCGGGATGCCGCTGTCCGGCGTCGACCTGCGGCTCGTCGAGGAGGACGGATCGACGATCGCCGGGTACGACACCGATGGCACCCCCACGGGCGCGTACGACGGCGAGAGCGTCGGCGAGATCCAGGTCCGCGGGCCGAACCTCTTCACCGAGTATCTGAACCGGCCCGACGCCACCGCCGCCGCGTTCACCGAGGACGGCTGGTTCCGCACCGGCGACATGGCGGTCCTCGACCCCGACGGCTCGGTACGCATCGTCGGCCGCAAGGCCACCGACCTGATCAAGAGCGGCGGCTACAAGATCGGCGCCGGGGAGATCGAGAACGCGCTGCTCGAGCATCCGGCGGTACGCGAGGCCGCCGTCACCGGTGAGCCCGACGACGATCTGGGCGAGCGGATCGTGGCCTGGATCGTCCCCGCGGACCCCCAATCACCGCCACCAGAAGCGGAGTTGGCCGACCACGTGGCCCGCCGCCTCGCCCCGCACAAGCGGCCACGCACCGTGCGCTTCCTCGAGTCCCTGCCCCGCAACGACATGGGCAAGATCCTGAAGCGGGCGCTGCCGCGTGACTGA
- a CDS encoding carboxyl transferase domain-containing protein — MTERFSARETIALVADTFTELPSPIRKFQPNGPLSWQGYDDSRARAAARTGEEESVVCGTAAIGDTPAVLIAFEFGFLGGSLGERTGDRLQAAYTHAREHRLPVVSFVATGGSRMQEGMLALSQLQRVAHQSALNREAGLAQIAVLRDPTTGGGWATLGAGADVTLALPGVQVGFAGSRVRPPDADPAAYTAQAQLAAGAVDAVVRPEELRGTLTLWLGLLTRPSAEAAPAPPALGALDLPASGWDAVRRARSPERPRAEAYLDAYFTRRAAISGDRCGGTDDGMLCGFGLARDGRPLAYAAQCGTATRPAGYRTAARLIRLAGRLGIPVLTLVDTPGAANDADAERQGAGAAIADLFAAVATARTPVTTLVIGEGGSGGALALAALGNTWATPDSYFSVIAPELAAAILKRSPEEVEATADQLRIRPQDLLDLGVIRGITENTGK, encoded by the coding sequence GTGACTGAGCGGTTCTCGGCGCGCGAGACCATCGCCCTGGTCGCCGACACCTTCACAGAACTCCCGTCCCCCATAAGGAAGTTCCAGCCCAATGGCCCACTCTCCTGGCAGGGGTACGACGACTCGCGCGCCCGCGCCGCCGCCCGTACCGGCGAGGAGGAGTCCGTCGTCTGCGGCACCGCGGCCATCGGCGACACCCCCGCCGTGCTGATCGCCTTCGAGTTCGGCTTCCTCGGCGGCTCGCTCGGCGAGCGCACCGGCGACCGCCTCCAGGCGGCGTACACCCACGCTCGCGAGCACCGTCTCCCCGTCGTCTCGTTCGTCGCCACGGGCGGCAGCCGGATGCAGGAGGGCATGCTCGCGCTCAGCCAACTCCAGCGCGTGGCCCATCAGTCGGCTCTCAACCGCGAGGCCGGGCTCGCCCAGATCGCCGTGCTGCGGGACCCGACGACGGGCGGCGGCTGGGCCACGCTGGGCGCGGGCGCCGATGTGACCCTGGCGCTGCCCGGCGTCCAGGTGGGCTTCGCGGGCTCCCGGGTCCGCCCGCCCGACGCGGACCCGGCGGCGTACACGGCTCAGGCCCAGCTGGCGGCGGGGGCGGTGGACGCCGTCGTACGACCGGAGGAGCTGCGGGGCACGCTCACGCTGTGGCTGGGCCTGCTCACCAGGCCGTCGGCCGAGGCCGCGCCCGCCCCGCCCGCCCTGGGCGCACTCGACCTCCCCGCCAGCGGCTGGGACGCCGTCCGGCGCGCCCGCTCCCCCGAACGCCCTCGCGCCGAGGCCTACTTGGACGCGTACTTCACACGCCGGGCAGCCATCAGCGGAGACCGCTGCGGCGGCACGGACGACGGCATGCTGTGCGGCTTCGGTCTCGCGCGGGACGGGCGGCCCCTCGCCTACGCCGCCCAGTGCGGGACCGCGACCCGGCCCGCCGGCTACCGCACCGCCGCCCGGCTGATCCGGCTCGCGGGCCGACTCGGCATCCCCGTACTGACGTTGGTGGACACGCCGGGAGCCGCCAACGACGCCGACGCGGAGCGGCAGGGCGCCGGCGCGGCGATCGCGGACCTGTTCGCCGCGGTGGCCACCGCCCGTACGCCCGTCACCACGCTGGTGATCGGCGAGGGCGGCTCGGGCGGCGCGCTCGCGCTGGCCGCTCTGGGCAACACCTGGGCCACGCCCGACAGTTATTTCTCGGTCATCGCCCCGGAGCTCGCGGCCGCGATCCTGAAGCGGTCCCCTGAAGAGGTCGAAGCGACGGCCGACCAACTCCGCATCCGTCCCCAGGACTTGCTGGACCTGGGGGTGATCCGGGGCATCACGGAGAACACCGGGAAGTGA
- a CDS encoding S8 family serine peptidase: protein MTKGPARRGAGLMSAGLVLALLPMGQAGAQEAGSSPTRAASAARTVTLVTGDKVTVTDLAGGKKTVTVERPKGATGAVRTQVANGAVSVVPDEALPYLRAGTLDRRLFDVSELIRQGLTDRKTDELPLIVTYEKKSSTATPRGAEKTRALPSIRGAAVEADKGRTFWRAMTRQEGIGKVWLDGRVKADMAESNAQIGTPKAWEAGLTGKGVTVAVLDTGVDTSHPDLADRVSQTKSFIDGQEVADRNGHGTHVTSTVGGSGAASDGTEKGVAPGATLAVGKVLSDQGSGSESQIIAGMEWAARDVHAKVISMSLGSTEASDGTDPMAEAVDTLSEETGALFVIAAGNTGAPSSIGSPGAADSALTIGAVDSQDQAAYFTSAGPRYGDNALKPDLSAPGVDILAARSQLVDGSGYYTSMSGTSMATPHVAGVAALLAEKHPDWTGAQLKDALMSTSKQLDASAYVLGSGRLSVPDAVDAAVTATGSADLGFYSWPYDTNKPVTRTVTYSNSSDAAVELRLAVQGAAEGVATLADSTLTVPAHGTASTTVTGDGSKAPVGNTSGQIVASVAGTPVAHTTFGLVKEEERYTLTVHVKDREGAATAADLVVQQLAEGVDAYPAPVGDSGTLKLRLKPGTYSLTSFLDVHGSHGRDSLGLGFLAAPEITLDQDREVTLDGRQLRELKAKVDRRTETRQLLMEYDRNAGGSDLFGAVQVPVKYDSVFAAPTAKVTKGGFEYRTVWRLGKPLLEVDGIGEAVVQPGGTLIEGRSRLPLVDVGDGVFTGKDVRGKAVLARLADGVEPAALAQAAQDAGAKALFVTDDTAGRLNAWFGTDDNADRPLQIATVSAADAARLRAARSADMTGTRNTPYVYDLSEGHAGAIPRGDLTYEPGKGELAVLDARFHAARPVSGGEFRYSITDAFPIGIGFQERIDYPAERTDYVSTGAGQLWHESVAVGPGTLEERSGLITYRGGTHSTLDWFKPVWHPWLGTGLGWGQQRAGNQIQFNTPGWGDSGPDHTGFGDVWSDDTGMTQFTEVYQDGSLVDRRMSSGAYVWDAPADEHTYKVVTDTTLDADRWKLSTKGHSEWTVRSAATPEDHFTFLPLLNLGYDIDTDLAGDVRGGSRVPVGIYAEYVKGAPDTGTIEGGKLEVSYDDGNTWKEVPSVPLSGGKASWKGTLSVPRDAEFISLRASARDDQGGSVRQEIIRAVGVR from the coding sequence ATGACCAAAGGACCAGCGAGACGCGGGGCCGGACTGATGTCGGCCGGGCTCGTGCTCGCCCTGCTGCCGATGGGGCAGGCGGGCGCGCAAGAAGCCGGCTCTTCGCCGACCCGGGCCGCCTCCGCCGCCCGCACCGTCACCCTCGTCACCGGCGACAAGGTGACGGTCACCGACCTCGCCGGCGGCAAGAAGACGGTCACCGTCGAGCGCCCCAAGGGGGCCACCGGAGCCGTGCGCACCCAGGTGGCGAACGGCGCCGTCTCCGTCGTACCGGACGAGGCGCTGCCGTATCTGCGGGCGGGCACCCTGGACCGGCGGCTGTTCGACGTGAGCGAGCTGATACGTCAGGGGCTCACCGACCGGAAGACGGACGAGCTGCCGCTGATCGTGACGTACGAGAAGAAGAGCAGCACGGCCACTCCGCGTGGGGCGGAGAAGACGCGCGCGCTGCCGAGCATCCGCGGTGCCGCCGTCGAGGCGGACAAGGGGCGGACGTTCTGGCGGGCGATGACCCGCCAGGAGGGGATAGGCAAGGTCTGGCTCGACGGGCGCGTCAAGGCCGACATGGCCGAGTCCAACGCGCAGATCGGCACACCGAAGGCCTGGGAGGCCGGGCTCACCGGGAAGGGGGTCACGGTCGCCGTCCTCGACACCGGTGTCGACACCAGCCACCCCGACCTGGCGGACAGGGTCTCGCAGACCAAGAGTTTCATCGACGGACAGGAGGTCGCCGACCGCAACGGGCACGGCACCCATGTCACATCGACGGTCGGCGGCAGCGGTGCCGCCTCCGACGGTACGGAGAAGGGCGTCGCGCCCGGTGCCACGCTCGCCGTCGGCAAGGTGCTCAGCGACCAGGGTTCGGGCAGCGAGTCGCAGATCATCGCCGGTATGGAGTGGGCCGCCCGCGATGTGCACGCCAAGGTGATCTCCATGAGCCTTGGTTCCACCGAGGCCAGTGACGGCACCGATCCCATGGCCGAGGCGGTCGACACCCTGTCCGAGGAGACCGGCGCCCTCTTCGTCATAGCCGCCGGCAACACCGGCGCCCCCTCCTCCATCGGCTCGCCCGGCGCCGCCGACTCCGCACTGACCATCGGCGCGGTGGACTCGCAGGACCAGGCCGCCTACTTCACCAGCGCCGGACCGCGCTACGGCGACAACGCGCTCAAGCCCGACCTCTCCGCACCCGGCGTCGACATCCTCGCCGCCCGTTCCCAACTCGTGGACGGCAGCGGCTACTACACCTCCATGAGCGGTACGTCGATGGCGACGCCGCACGTCGCGGGCGTGGCCGCGCTGCTCGCCGAGAAGCACCCCGACTGGACCGGCGCCCAGCTGAAGGACGCGCTGATGTCGACGTCGAAGCAACTCGACGCGTCCGCCTATGTGTTGGGCTCGGGACGGTTGAGCGTGCCCGATGCCGTCGACGCTGCCGTGACCGCCACGGGCAGTGCCGACCTCGGCTTCTACAGCTGGCCGTACGACACGAACAAGCCTGTCACGAGGACGGTGACGTACAGCAATTCATCCGACGCCGCGGTCGAGTTGCGCCTGGCCGTGCAGGGCGCCGCCGAGGGTGTCGCGACCCTCGCCGATTCCACGCTCACCGTGCCCGCGCACGGCACCGCCTCCACGACGGTGACGGGTGACGGCTCCAAGGCGCCCGTCGGCAACACCTCCGGGCAGATCGTCGCGTCCGTCGCCGGCACCCCCGTCGCGCACACCACGTTCGGGCTGGTCAAGGAAGAGGAGCGGTACACGCTCACCGTGCACGTCAAGGACCGGGAGGGCGCCGCCACCGCCGCCGACCTCGTCGTCCAGCAGCTCGCCGAGGGCGTCGACGCCTACCCCGCGCCGGTCGGTGACTCCGGCACCCTGAAGCTCCGCCTGAAGCCGGGGACGTACAGCCTCACGTCCTTCCTCGACGTGCACGGCAGCCACGGCCGGGACTCGCTCGGGCTCGGTTTCCTCGCGGCGCCCGAGATCACGCTCGACCAGGACCGCGAAGTCACTCTGGATGGGCGGCAGTTGAGAGAACTGAAGGCGAAGGTCGACCGGCGGACCGAGACCAGGCAGCTGCTGATGGAGTACGACCGGAACGCGGGCGGCTCCGACCTGTTCGGCGCCGTGCAGGTGCCGGTGAAGTACGACAGCGTCTTCGCCGCGCCGACCGCGAAGGTGACCAAAGGCGGCTTCGAGTACCGGACGGTGTGGCGGCTCGGCAAGCCGCTGCTGGAGGTCGACGGCATCGGTGAGGCGGTCGTCCAGCCGGGCGGCACGCTGATCGAGGGGCGGAGCAGGCTGCCGCTGGTCGATGTCGGGGACGGAGTCTTCACCGGCAAGGACGTGCGCGGCAAGGCCGTGCTCGCCCGGCTCGCCGACGGTGTCGAACCCGCCGCTCTCGCCCAGGCCGCTCAGGACGCGGGCGCCAAGGCCCTGTTCGTCACCGACGACACGGCCGGGCGGCTCAACGCCTGGTTCGGCACGGACGACAACGCGGACCGGCCGCTGCAGATCGCCACGGTGAGCGCGGCGGACGCGGCACGGCTGCGGGCGGCCAGAAGCGCCGACATGACCGGGACGCGCAACACCCCGTACGTGTACGACCTTTCCGAGGGCCACGCGGGAGCCATTCCGCGCGGTGACCTCACGTACGAGCCCGGCAAGGGCGAACTCGCCGTGCTGGACGCCAGGTTCCACGCGGCGCGGCCCGTGTCGGGCGGCGAGTTCCGCTACTCGATCACCGACGCCTTCCCCATCGGCATCGGCTTCCAGGAGCGGATCGACTACCCGGCCGAGCGGACCGACTATGTCTCCACAGGTGCCGGGCAGTTGTGGCACGAGTCCGTCGCCGTCGGGCCGGGCACACTGGAGGAACGCAGCGGACTGATCACCTACCGGGGCGGCACGCACTCGACCCTCGACTGGTTCAAGCCCGTCTGGCACCCCTGGCTCGGCACCGGACTCGGCTGGGGCCAGCAGCGCGCGGGCAACCAGATCCAGTTCAACACGCCTGGCTGGGGCGACTCCGGGCCCGACCACACGGGCTTCGGCGACGTGTGGAGCGACGACACCGGGATGACCCAGTTCACGGAGGTGTACCAGGACGGTTCGCTGGTCGACCGGCGGATGAGCTCCGGCGCGTACGTCTGGGACGCGCCCGCCGACGAGCACACGTACAAGGTCGTCACGGACACGACCCTGGACGCTGACCGCTGGAAGCTGTCCACGAAGGGCCACTCCGAGTGGACCGTCCGATCGGCGGCCACCCCCGAGGACCACTTCACCTTCCTGCCGCTCCTCAACCTCGGCTACGACATCGACACCGACCTCGCGGGCGATGTGCGCGGCGGCAGCCGGGTGCCGGTGGGGATCTACGCCGAGTATGTGAAGGGTGCGCCGGACACGGGGACCATCGAGGGCGGGAAGCTCGAAGTGTCGTACGACGACGGGAATACGTGGAAGGAGGTGCCGTCGGTTCCGCTCTCCGGCGGCAAGGCGTCCTGGAAGGGGACTCTGAGCGTGCCGCGCGACGCCGAGTTCATCTCCCTGCGGGCCTCGGCGCGTGACGACCAGGGCGGATCCGTCCGGCAGGAGATCATCCGGGCGGTGGGAGTGCGGTAA
- a CDS encoding rod shape-determining protein, with translation MTVSLEQLRRCHFAVDLGAARTRVYVKGAGLVVDQPSVAAINTKTGALIAVGEFAEKMTGRTPDYIRVVRPVTGGTVVDIEMAQRMLRHLLGDKVRRTLRRKPRLRAAACTPHDADPLAQRAAIETLVGLGARRVELVDTLIAAAVGCGLPVERPEATMVMVCGAAATQLAVLSLGSIVTAERIPVGGEAVDHAIVQHLRHQHELMLPSQAVRPLQLALSGNGLTPHGPASTEIHGRDVATGLARSVQVDTAAVRDAIQTPLTAVLDGIGKVLRSCPPDLVADLADRGIMMVGGSALLPGLDQMLRHATGMPVHIAERPDVCAVQGLGYMLEGKIEPLVLDPLVS, from the coding sequence ATGACCGTCAGTCTGGAGCAGCTGCGCCGCTGTCACTTCGCCGTCGACCTGGGCGCGGCACGGACCCGTGTGTACGTGAAGGGCGCGGGTCTGGTCGTCGACCAGCCGAGCGTCGCCGCGATCAACACGAAGACCGGCGCGCTGATCGCGGTCGGCGAGTTCGCCGAGAAGATGACGGGCCGTACGCCCGACTACATCCGTGTCGTCCGGCCGGTGACCGGCGGCACCGTCGTCGACATCGAGATGGCCCAGCGCATGCTGCGCCATCTGCTCGGCGACAAGGTGCGCCGCACGCTGCGCCGCAAGCCGCGGCTGCGGGCCGCTGCCTGCACCCCGCACGACGCCGACCCGCTGGCGCAGCGCGCCGCGATCGAGACGCTGGTGGGGCTGGGGGCGCGGCGGGTCGAGCTGGTCGACACGCTGATCGCCGCCGCGGTCGGGTGCGGTCTGCCCGTGGAGCGGCCCGAAGCCACCATGGTCATGGTGTGCGGGGCCGCCGCGACCCAACTCGCCGTGCTGTCGCTGGGCTCGATCGTCACCGCCGAGCGCATCCCGGTGGGCGGCGAGGCCGTCGACCACGCGATCGTGCAGCACCTGCGGCATCAGCACGAGCTGATGCTGCCCAGTCAGGCCGTACGGCCCCTGCAGCTTGCCCTCTCCGGGAACGGGCTCACTCCGCACGGTCCCGCGTCGACGGAGATCCACGGGCGGGATGTGGCGACCGGCCTGGCCCGTTCCGTGCAGGTCGACACCGCCGCCGTACGCGATGCCATCCAGACCCCGCTCACCGCGGTGCTCGACGGGATCGGGAAGGTGCTGCGCTCGTGCCCGCCGGACCTGGTGGCCGACCTCGCGGACCGCGGGATCATGATGGTCGGCGGCAGCGCGCTGCTGCCGGGTCTCGACCAGATGCTGCGGCACGCGACAGGCATGCCGGTACACATCGCCGAGCGGCCCGACGTGTGTGCCGTGCAGGGGCTCGGCTACATGCTGGAGGGCAAGATCGAGCCGCTGGTTCTCGACCCGCTGGTGAGCTGA
- a CDS encoding GAF domain-containing protein — MTDPVPRLPALLEAVLSVGTDLELRATLQRIVDGAAELTGARYAALGVVDPGHDGLMEIGTAELPESGRRSFIGRTDDSLGVPIRVHDEVFGNLCLAEKSGGPFTDQDEQLLRVLAAQAGIAIANARLYETARQRERWIQGAAAVTTALLTGEDAADALTTVADRARVLADAAAGVILQPTAEGGMEIVTASTLDDPGDIVGTTIAPGSPVLEQLLGGEPVFIEDSATDPRMTTHVRTRFGPSMMLPLQAGGRLIGTLALPRRRGDRPYTSVERLLATQFASQAALALVLADAQHSRERLAVYEDRDRIARDLHDLVVQRLFATGMMLESTQRRSAGAGGDMESGGSGEDVHATLGRAVDELQSTIQEVRTAIFALQQPPADAPTTFRGKVLRETAGAAAVLGFQPSTRFTGAVENRIPESVAGHLLASLRRALAAASRRAGVSRIDVTVDATATLPDGRAGVRLTVHDDGTTEDGGAGTTVTWQSPLRAPPR; from the coding sequence GTGACCGACCCCGTCCCCCGCCTCCCGGCCCTCCTGGAAGCCGTCCTCAGCGTCGGTACCGACCTCGAACTGCGGGCCACGCTCCAGCGCATCGTGGACGGCGCCGCCGAGCTGACGGGGGCCCGGTACGCGGCGCTGGGCGTGGTCGACCCGGGGCACGACGGGCTGATGGAGATCGGTACGGCGGAGCTGCCCGAGTCCGGCCGAAGGAGCTTCATCGGGCGGACGGACGACTCTCTGGGCGTACCCATCCGTGTCCACGACGAGGTGTTCGGGAACCTGTGTCTCGCCGAGAAGTCCGGCGGCCCGTTCACCGACCAGGACGAGCAGTTGCTGCGCGTCCTCGCCGCCCAGGCGGGCATCGCGATCGCCAACGCCCGGCTGTACGAGACGGCCAGGCAGCGCGAGCGGTGGATCCAGGGCGCGGCGGCCGTCACCACCGCGCTGCTCACCGGTGAGGACGCCGCCGACGCGCTGACGACCGTGGCCGACCGGGCCCGGGTCCTCGCCGACGCCGCGGCGGGCGTCATCCTCCAGCCGACGGCGGAGGGCGGCATGGAGATCGTGACCGCGTCCACGCTTGACGACCCCGGCGACATCGTGGGCACCACGATCGCGCCCGGCAGCCCGGTCCTTGAACAACTCCTCGGCGGCGAGCCGGTGTTCATCGAGGACTCGGCGACCGACCCCCGGATGACGACTCACGTACGGACGCGCTTCGGGCCCAGCATGATGCTCCCCCTCCAGGCGGGCGGCCGCCTCATCGGCACGCTCGCGCTCCCCCGCCGGCGCGGCGACCGGCCGTACACCTCCGTGGAACGGCTGCTGGCCACGCAGTTCGCCTCGCAGGCCGCGCTGGCCCTGGTCCTCGCCGACGCCCAGCACAGCCGTGAGCGCCTCGCGGTCTACGAGGACCGTGACCGCATCGCCCGCGATCTGCACGATCTGGTCGTCCAGCGCCTGTTCGCGACCGGCATGATGCTCGAATCCACGCAGCGAAGGAGCGCGGGCGCCGGCGGCGACATGGAATCCGGCGGCTCGGGCGAGGACGTGCACGCCACGCTCGGCCGGGCGGTCGACGAGCTGCAGTCCACCATCCAGGAGGTCCGCACGGCCATCTTCGCGCTGCAGCAGCCGCCGGCGGACGCCCCCACCACGTTCCGCGGCAAGGTGCTGCGCGAGACGGCCGGGGCGGCGGCGGTGCTCGGCTTCCAGCCGTCCACACGGTTCACCGGCGCCGTGGAGAACCGTATCCCGGAGTCCGTGGCCGGTCATCTGCTCGCGAGCCTGCGCCGCGCGCTGGCCGCCGCGTCCCGCCGCGCCGGAGTGTCCCGCATCGACGTCACGGTCGACGCGACGGCGACCCTGCCCGACGGCCGCGCCGGCGTCCGACTGACCGTCCACGACGACGGCACCACGGAGGACGGCGGAGCGGGCACCACGGTCACCTGGCAGTCACCGCTGCGAGCACCACCGAGGTGA